From one Mycobacterium colombiense CECT 3035 genomic stretch:
- a CDS encoding glycerate kinase family protein translates to MQVLVAPDCYGDSMSALEAAAAIATGWTRSRPGDRFIVAPQSDGGPGFVEVLASRLGQTRRLRVSGPLKAMVEADWVFDRGSATAYLECAQACGLALVGGPPTPETAMAAHSKGVGQLIAEALRVGATRIVVGLGGSACTDGGQGMIAELGGLDTARRQLGNVELIAASDTEYPLLGPWGAARVFGPQKGADTATVAALEVRLQAWALILEAVAGRDVSAEPGAAAAGGIGAGLLALGGRCESGAAIIAEHTRLSDDLDTADMIVTGEGRFDEQSLHGKVVGFLADAARPRGIPVVVLAGQVDLDNATVRSSGIMAALSIAEHAGSARLAQADAANQLMGLASVVAARLGNSGPARYR, encoded by the coding sequence ATGCAGGTCCTGGTGGCACCGGACTGCTACGGCGACAGCATGTCGGCCCTCGAAGCCGCCGCCGCCATCGCGACCGGTTGGACGCGGTCGCGGCCTGGCGACCGGTTCATCGTCGCCCCCCAATCCGACGGCGGCCCGGGCTTCGTCGAGGTGCTCGCCAGCAGGCTGGGGCAGACGCGGCGCCTGCGGGTGTCCGGACCCCTGAAAGCCATGGTCGAAGCCGATTGGGTGTTCGACCGGGGCTCGGCCACCGCCTACCTGGAGTGCGCGCAGGCGTGCGGCCTGGCGCTGGTCGGCGGACCGCCCACCCCGGAGACCGCCATGGCGGCGCACAGCAAAGGTGTTGGGCAGCTGATCGCCGAGGCGCTGCGGGTCGGCGCGACGCGCATCGTGGTCGGGCTGGGCGGCAGCGCCTGCACCGACGGCGGCCAGGGCATGATCGCCGAACTGGGCGGGCTGGACACCGCGCGGCGGCAGCTGGGCAACGTCGAGCTGATCGCCGCCTCCGACACCGAATACCCGCTGCTGGGCCCGTGGGGGGCGGCGCGGGTGTTCGGGCCGCAGAAGGGCGCCGACACGGCCACCGTCGCGGCGCTGGAGGTGCGCCTGCAGGCGTGGGCGCTGATCCTGGAAGCCGTGGCCGGACGGGACGTGAGCGCGGAGCCGGGCGCTGCCGCGGCCGGCGGCATCGGGGCGGGGCTGCTGGCGCTCGGCGGCCGCTGCGAGTCCGGGGCGGCCATCATCGCCGAGCACACCCGGCTGTCCGACGACCTGGACACCGCGGACATGATCGTCACCGGTGAGGGCCGGTTCGACGAGCAGTCCCTGCACGGCAAGGTGGTGGGCTTTCTCGCCGACGCCGCCCGGCCGCGGGGGATTCCCGTGGTCGTGCTGGCCGGCCAGGTCGACTTGGACAACGCGACGGTGCGCTCGTCGGGCATCATGGCGGCGTTATCCATCGCCGAGCACGCCGGATCGGCGCGGCTGGCCCAGGCCGACGCGGCCAACCAGCTCATGGGGCTGGCATCGGTAGTTGCGGCGCGACTCGGGAATAGCGGTCCTGCAAGGTACCGTTGA
- a CDS encoding DUF3043 domain-containing protein, giving the protein MAGGSAVAGASGDATREAQRTGPKGRPTPKRNEARRNVRKGPVAPAPMTASEARARRKTLAGPKLSREERRADKAANRARMSNRREKMMAGEEGYLLPRDQGPIRRYVRDVVDSRRNLLGLFMPSTLFLMFVMFGVPQLQLWVSPAMLVLMAVMSVDGLILGRKVSKLVDAKFPSNTESRWKLGLYAAGRASQMRRLRAPRPQVKHGASVG; this is encoded by the coding sequence ATCGCGGGCGGCTCCGCCGTTGCTGGCGCCTCGGGCGACGCGACCCGCGAGGCGCAGCGGACGGGCCCCAAGGGGCGCCCCACGCCCAAGCGCAATGAGGCCCGCCGCAATGTGAGGAAGGGGCCGGTGGCGCCCGCGCCCATGACCGCCTCCGAGGCGCGGGCCAGGCGCAAGACGCTGGCCGGTCCCAAGCTCAGCCGCGAGGAGCGGCGGGCCGACAAGGCCGCGAACCGCGCCCGCATGTCGAACCGGCGGGAAAAGATGATGGCCGGCGAGGAGGGCTACCTGCTGCCGCGCGACCAGGGCCCCATCCGCCGCTACGTTCGCGACGTGGTGGACTCCCGTCGCAACCTGCTGGGCCTGTTCATGCCCTCGACCCTGTTCCTGATGTTCGTCATGTTCGGCGTCCCGCAGCTGCAGCTGTGGGTGTCGCCGGCCATGCTGGTGCTGATGGCCGTGATGAGCGTCGACGGCCTGATCCTGGGCCGCAAGGTCAGCAAGCTGGTCGACGCCAAGTTCCCGAGCAACACCGAAAGCCGTTGGAAGCTTGGCCTGTACGCCGCTGGCCGGGCCTCTCAGATGCGCCGGTTGCGCGCGCCGAGGCCCCAGGTCAAGCACGGCGCCAGTGTCGGCTGA